The following coding sequences are from one Syngnathus acus chromosome 12, fSynAcu1.2, whole genome shotgun sequence window:
- the LOC119130969 gene encoding A-kinase anchor protein 2 isoform X3: protein MMSDTPLQRNGTATVRMSCEEAQLHKERLQALAEKRKRQTEIEDKRRQLDELVLQLQQLKSKAMRERWLLQGMATEQEETRRKQLQLDEEHGKTMEDMIHRLESEIGALECEESLISAKERSLRERLKETERSIEDMQKSLMAHAGVEATGCTSAPLSDGADLDPERLVPATQLRTGPPAPGDKATPRPAMFAMEINVQHDPQTGERRVLSSNRVNPSEAGSRGIKVYDDGRKVVYEISSSGGVSTTSVENGWSSSQVDQLIQRAVRPGEAGDERRGQVLVTPAAPQAYVSPTAADDLSPPSCAPPSIPSSPPAQVILQRETRLGMMPPSPAPIVTQPGPSAHPDPEVIFVPQASEEHPVTMVFMGYQDLDDTSESRRLLGFDGAVKAEVVLIDEDDEKSLREKTVTDMSIIDGTAADLVSGRPATSEAVSTELSSDGREPDSAASPPPNPEANKAPPPGLTPATGFGIIGTTTNGHQAEMASRSSHTAMKSWQAPEDVSGTTPKERALKCVTFQESVSIITDGPLIMEVESQQIQHGCLSRSSIQGQSGVELKAETSDSDVEQEIRYLDQVLDAASETPTNGNSSPSAYTKPISIDGTYSSVCVSESSPGYHRPIVVEGQRQTTVLHQDESFAKTNGHIPTDESSHSNAKFELRAFQEEKRPAKLFTPGEEQHVRVTRRRNPEEVQELERERQELIRDQAVKKNPGIAQRWWNPPQEVPLEEQLDPEQLESLRKYQERKTQKQIPTYSYTQPQVTGPPTLVTFDPELIRKEDVVEKKIDFSSARKQFLQTDMTKNSITPHIYSARPFSKSIPRGNHGHIVPEVGECHVTWSDDGIAGEFTSVRAVMTNVSDEEEGKSQFPLGYLPEESDSGLEELSVRSQDTTVFSLDSVSDSGASFPPTPLPLTPVSPSTPQPTTPVNGRTTGSAVEDELEYQAEVLVQNVIQNALSTNGGDWQSSSPNLDSSQMSSPVSPSSASTSSPVPVSSSPLSFGEADHLQSPVSSIAATSNPSPQLNLLPEVQVAFQEKLTTQDVPQRQESSSSSPTLSSQSSPTHSQPVSPPQRPKVGGPRIKIQSSYTRALASSAPVSAPAPCPTTNVPRPAPVCRPPSPPSPEKSEFSYFSKYSEAAELRSTAAATKAPEVEVASGPFRLRSKKQRTLSMIEEEIRAAQQREEDLKKQREAQPAAIPRVENPSGTGQVPARTGVRKTTISPADKLKSNSLPTRLTLTSRTAPGKIEKIRPAQPVSPSPSEGALSDAGSEDSGGSRPKNFMQTLMEDYETHKVKRREKMEDNSVLEATRITRRKSDMALKWEAGIYANEDGEEEEEEEEE from the exons GAAAAACGAAAACGTCAAACCGAGATTGAAGACAAGAGACGTCAGCTCGATGAGTTGGTTTTGCAACTACAGCAGCTCAAg TCTAAAGCCATGCGGGAGCGATGGCTCCTCCAGGGAATGGCGACAGAACAAGAAGAGACAAGGCGGAAACAACTGCAACTGGACGAGGAGCACGGGAAGACGATGGAAGACATGATACACAG gCTGGAATCTGAAATCGGCGCACTTGAGTGTGAAGAATCTTTGATCTCAGCCAAAGAACGATCTTTGCGGGAACGTCTCAAGGAGACGGAACGCTCGATTGAAGATATGCAGAAG AGTCTGATGGCCCATGCTGGAG TGGAGGCCACCGGCTGCACGTCCGCTCCTCTCTCGGACGGCGCGGACCTCGATCCCGAGCGACTCGTCCCGGCCACGCAGCTTCGGACCGGCCCACCTGCGCCTGGAGACAAGGCAACTCCGAGACCCG CAATGTTTGCCATGGAGATCAACGTGCAGCATGACCCTCAGACGGGCGAACGGCGGGTCCTGTCATCGAACCGCGTGAACCCCTCCGAAGCGGGCTCGCGCGGCATCAAGGTCTACGACGACGGCCGGAAAGTCGTCTACGAAATCTCGTCCTCCGGGGGCGTGTCCACGACCTCGGTGGAGAACGGGTGGAGCTCCTCGCAGGTCGACCAGCTGATCCAGAGGGCGGTTCGACCCGGCGAAGCTGGAGATGAAAGGAGGGGTCAGGTGTTGGTTACCCCCGCCGCCCCGCAGGCCTACGTCTCGCCGACGGCCGCGGACGATCTGTCCCCGCCGTCCTGCGCCCCGCCCTCCATCCCGTCGAGCCCGCCGGCCCAGGTCATCCTGCAGAGGGAGACTCGGCTAGGCATGATGCCGCCATCCCCGGCTCCCATCGTGACGCAACCCGGCCCGTCGGCCCACCCGGACCCGGAGGTCATCTTCGTGCCCCAAGCCAGCGAAGAGCACCCGGTCACCATGGTGTTCATGGGCTACCAGGACCTGGACGACACTAGCGAGAGCCGGCGGCTGCTGGGTTTCGACGGCGCCGTCAAAGCCGAGGTGGTCCTGATCGACGAAGACGACGAGAAATCTCTGAGGGAGAAGACGGTCACCGACATGTCCATCATCGACGGCACGGCGGCCGACCTGGTGtcgggccggccggccacgTCCGAAGCCGTCAGCACGGAACTCTCGTCGGACGGCCGCGAGCCCGACAGCGCCGCCTCGCCCCCGCCGAATCCCGAAGCCAACAAAGCCCCGCCTCCTGGCCTCACCCCTGCCACAG GATTCGGGATTATCGGGACAACAACCAATGGTCATCAGGCCGAGATGGCGAGCAGATCTTCTCACACTGCCATG aaatcGTGGCAGGCACCCGAGGATGTCAGTGGCACCACACCTAAGGAACGAGCCTTGAAGTGTGTCACTTTCCAAGAATCAGTCAGCATCATCACTGACGGACCGCTAATCATGGAGGTGGAGAGCCAGCAAATTCAACATGGCTGCCTCAGCAGATCCAGTATCCAAGGTCAAAGTGGAGTCGAGCTCAAGGCCGAGACATCGGACAGTGATGTCGAGCAG GAGATCCGTTACCTGGATCAAGTGTTAGATGCAGCCTCCGAAACACCCACTAATGGAAACTCCTCCCCGTCTGCATACACCAAACCCATCAGCATCGACGGAACGTattcttctgtgtgtgtgtccgagTCCTCTCCTGGTTATCACCGACCAATCGTTGTAGAGGGGCAAAGACAAACCACCGTCCTTCATCAGGATGAATCCTTTGCGAAAACCAACGGGCATATACCGACGGATGAATCGAGCCACAGCAATGCAAAGTTCGAGCTGAGAGCGTttcaggaagaaaaaaggcCGGCAAAACTCTTCACACCGGGAGAAGAGCAGCACGTCCGAGTGACAAGGAGACGAAATCCGGAAGAG GTCCAGGAGTTGGAACGTGAGCGTCAGGAGCTGATCCGAGACCAGGCAGTGAAGAAAAACCCTGGTATTGCTCAACGTTGGTGGAACCCTCCGCAAGAG GTTCCCTTGGAGGAGCAGCTTGACCCGGAACAGCTCGAGTCTCTCCGAAAATACCAagagagaaaaacacagaagcaGATTCCAACATACTCGTACACACAG CCCCAAGTTACTGGACCACCCACGCTGGTCACCTTTGACCCAGAGTTAATCAGGAAGGAAGatgttgtggaaaaaaagattgactTCTCATCTGCCAGGAAGCAATTCCTGCAAACTGATATGACCAAGAATTCCATCACTCCTCACATATACTCTGCCAGacccttctccaagtccataCCGAGGGGCAACCATGGCCACATTGTTCCTGAAGTTGGAGAGTGTCACGTGACCTGGTCTGATGATGGAATTGCAGGAGAATTTACCAGTGTTCGTGCTGTCATGACAAATGTAAGTGATGAAGAGGAAGGGAAAAGCCAGTTTCCCCTAGGCTATCTCCCAGAGGAATCCGACTCCGGATTGGAAGAGTTATCAGTCCGCTCTCAGGACACGACGGTGTTTAGCTTGGATAGCGTTTCAGACAGTGGGGCCTCATTTCCACCCACACCACTCCCACTTACCCCGGTGTCACCATCTACCCCTCAGCCCACTACACCAGTCAACGGGCGAACCACTGGCAGTGCAGTAGAAGATGAGCTGGAATACCAAGCAGAAGTTCTTGTCCAAAACGTTATTCAAAACGCACTCTCGACAAACGGAGGCGACTGGCAGTCTTCTTCCCCGAACTTGGATTCTTCACAAATGAGCAGCCCAGTGTCCCCATCCTCTGCTTCAACAAGTAGTCCAGTGCCAGTATCGTCCTCCCCTCTGTCTTTTGGAGAAGCTGACCATTTGCAATCACCTGTCTCCTCCATCGCTGCTACATCTAACCCTTCCCCGCAACTGAATCTACTTCCCGAGGTTCAGGTTGCTTTCCAAGAGAAGCTTACAACACAAGATGTTCCTCAGCGGCAAGAGTCATCCTCATCCAGTCCAACCCTGTCATCACAATCATCTCCAACTCATTCTCAGCCTGTCTCTCCCCCACAGAGACCCAAAGTAGGAGGACCAAGGATCAAGATCCAGTCTTCTTACACCAGAGCACTTGCTTCCTCAGCCCCAGTTTCTGCACCGGCTCCTTGCCCTACAACCAATGTACCCAGGCCGGCCCCAGTCTGCCGTCCCCCTTCCCCACCGAGCCCTGAAAAATCCGAGTTCAGCTACTTCAGTAAGTATTCCGAAGCGGCTGAACTGCGTAGCACTGCGGCGGCGACGAAAGCCCCCGAGGTGGAAGTGGCTAGCGGACCATTCCGCCTTCGCTCCAAGAAACAACGTACATTGTCCATGATCGAGGAGGAGATCCGAGCAGCTCAGCAGAGAGAGGAAGACCTGAAGAAACAGAGAGAAGCACAACCTGCTGCTATTCCTCGTGTCGAGAACCCTTCCGGCACCGGTCAAGTTCCTGCCAGAACAGGGGTACGGAAAACCACCATATCCCCGGCAGACAAATtgaagagcaacagcctgcCGACGAGACTCACACTGACGTCAAGGACAGCACCAG GAAAGATCGAAAAAATTCGACCCGCTCAGCCTGTCTCACCGTCGCCGTCGGAAGGAGCTCTGTCTGACGCCGGCAGCGAGGACTCTGGAGGATCTCGGCCCAAAAACTTCATGCAGACACTTATGGAAGACTATGAAACACACAAAgtgaagaggagggagaaaaTGGAAGATAACAGT gtcTTGGAGGCCACTCGCATTACCCGAAGGAAAAGTGACATGGCGCTCAAGTGGGAAGCCGGAATTTATGCCAATGAGGatggagaagaggaggaagaggaagaggaggagtga